CGACGAATGGCTTTTCATGGGGAACCGCCATGCCCGCACCGCAGCCTTCAGCATTGCCGCAAGACCGCCGCGCCGCGCGCGACGGACGCCAGCAACAGGCCCCCGCGTGGACACGCATCGGACGACGCAAGCCGGCCGGCGCGTGGGCCGGCGCCTTCGCCGCGGCCGCGCTGTGCGCCGCGTCCTGGACCGCCCGCGCCGCGCCGGACGTGCAGACCGGCGACCTGATCTTCCAGCAATCCCGCTCCGCCCAGAGCCTGGCGATCCAGCAGGCCACGCACTCGCCCTACAGCCACATGGGCATGGTCGTGATACGCCAGGGCGCGCCCTACGTGCTGGAAGCGGCCGCCACGGTCAGCTACACGCCGCTGGCCAAATGGGCGGCGCAGGGCGAAAACGGAAAATACGTCGTCAAGCGCCTGCGCGACGCCTCGCGGCTGACGCCCGAGACGCGCGAACAGCTGGCCAGTACCGGCGCGCGCTATCTGGGCAAGCCCTACGACGCGGCCTTCGGCTGGTCGGACGAGCGGATCTACTGCTCCGAGCTGGTCTGGAAAATCTACCAGCGCACGCTGGGCCTGCAGATCGGCGCGCTGCAACCGCTGAAGCAGTTCGACCTGAATTCGCCCGACGTGCGCGCCAAGATGCAGGAACGCTACGGCAAGGACATCCCCTGGGATGAACCGATCATCTCGCCCGCCGCGATGTTCTCCTCGCCGCTGTTGGCCACGGTGCCGGACCGGTAACGCGGCGGGTGGCGTGACCGGTCACGCAATCGGCTGCGCCACCGGCCGCCCGGCCCGCGCCTATTGCGGCATGTCGAAGCCCTGCTCACGCAGGAATTTCGCCACCACCGGCTCCCACTTGCGCGGCGAATGGGTGAACAGGCTGTGGCCGTTCTCGCCGTCCGGCCCCATCGGCACGAAAGTGGCGTGGCCGCCGGCCTGGTTGTAGGCCTCGACCCAGCGCTTGGGCCAGTCCGGCCCCCAGTACAGGTCGTTCTCGGTGTAGACCCACAACATCGGCAGGCCCGTGGCCTGGCCGTAGGCGGCGTAGCTGGCCTCGATCCGTTCCGGCCCGCACGGCTTGCCCGGCGAACGAACGGGATCGCCGCCCGCGCCGCCGGCGAAGTTGATGGCGGCCTTCACCCCCGGCGGGTTCTGCGCCGCCAGCGCCACGGTGGACCCGCCGCCCACCGACTGCCCCAGGACCACCACCCGGTCCGGGTCCACATCCGGGCGCTGCGCCATCACCCGCAGCACCTGGTCGATCTGGCTGGCGGCGCGGTCGAACATGGGCGTGAAGCGGCGGTCGCCGCAGGGGCCGCTGTTTTCCAGGTCGGGACCGCCGGTGACGCCGTAGCCCAGCCGCACCGGCAGCGCGACCACGAAGCCGGCGTCGGTGAAGAACCTGGACGCCGCCGCGTAGCGCGCGCGTCCCAGCTTGGCGCGGCCGGCCGCATCGCCGGCCCGGCCGTGATTGATCAGGATCAGCGGATGGCGACCCTCGCCCGCCGGGGTGAAGACGGTCACCACCAGTTCGCCCGTGGCGCTGCCGCCGTTTTCCAGCGCCACCCGCACCGGCACTTTCTGCACGCTCTCGTTGGCGGCCAGCTTGGGCGGCGGGGCGGCGCACGCCGTCAGCAAGCCGATGCCGCCGATCATCACGATTCTTGCCAGAACACCCATGTTGCCCCTCGTCAGGAATAGGCTCGCCGCCCGGGTGAGCGCAAGATACTCCGAGCGCGCCCGCCCCGCCATCGTCGCGAACCCGGCCCGCGGCGATTTATTCCGGGTTGGACTCATTCCATGAAAATTACTTGTTTGTCGTGATCAACGGCCGGGCCTAGCATGACCGGCATCGCCCACGATTCCAATGGAGACAGCAAGCCCATGAGCGCCCCGATTCCCGCCTTCCCCCACAGCCACATCGAGCGCGACGCGCGCGGCGTCTACACGCTGCGGATCGACGACGCCAAGAGCCTGAACATCCTGGCCTCGCCGGTCACGCTGGGCCTGACCCAGGCGGTGCGCTGGATCGCCGCGCAGGCCGACGCCCGCGCGCTGGTGCTGCGCGGCAGCGGCGACAAGGCCTTCGTCGGCGGCGCCAACATCTATGAAATGGCCGAGCTGGATCCCGACGGCGGCCGCGCCTTCATCACCCGCCTGCGCGACCTGTGCGAAGCGGTGCGGGCGGTGCCGGTGCCGACCATCGCCCGCCTGCCCGGCTTCTGCCTGGGCGCCGGCATGGAACTGGCCGCGGCCTGCGACATCCGCCTGGGCTCGCGCGACGGCGTCTTCGGCATGCCCGAGGTGCAGGTCGGCATTCCGTCGGTGATCCACGCCGTGCTGCTGCCGGCGCTGATCGGCCCGGGCGCCACCCACTGGCTGCTGCTGACCGGCGCCACTGTCGACGCCGAGCAGGCGCTGCGCTGGGGCTTCCTGCAATTCCTGTGCGAGGCCGGCGAACTGGACGCGCTGGTCGAGCGCACCGTCGCCCCGATCGCGCACAGCGGACCGCTGGCCGTGCGCTCGCAGAAGGCGCTGCTGCGCTATTGGGAAACGTCCACGGTCGAGGCCGGCCTGGACCGCAGCGTCGACGCCTTCGGCGCGGCCTTCACCACCGACGAGCCGCGCCAGCACATGGCGCCGTTCCTGGCCCGCAAGCGCGCGCGGGAGGCGCAATGACGACGGCAGCTCCGGCCAGCGGCCCGCTGGCCGGCGTGCGCGTGATCGACATGACCTCGGTCGGCATGGGCCCCTACGCCACCCAGATCCTGGGCGACATGGGCGCCGAGATCATCAAG
The window above is part of the Achromobacter deleyi genome. Proteins encoded here:
- a CDS encoding YiiX family permuted papain-like enzyme; translated protein: MPAPQPSALPQDRRAARDGRQQQAPAWTRIGRRKPAGAWAGAFAAAALCAASWTARAAPDVQTGDLIFQQSRSAQSLAIQQATHSPYSHMGMVVIRQGAPYVLEAAATVSYTPLAKWAAQGENGKYVVKRLRDASRLTPETREQLASTGARYLGKPYDAAFGWSDERIYCSELVWKIYQRTLGLQIGALQPLKQFDLNSPDVRAKMQERYGKDIPWDEPIISPAAMFSSPLLATVPDR
- a CDS encoding dienelactone hydrolase family protein, whose amino-acid sequence is MGVLARIVMIGGIGLLTACAAPPPKLAANESVQKVPVRVALENGGSATGELVVTVFTPAGEGRHPLILINHGRAGDAAGRAKLGRARYAAASRFFTDAGFVVALPVRLGYGVTGGPDLENSGPCGDRRFTPMFDRAASQIDQVLRVMAQRPDVDPDRVVVLGQSVGGGSTVALAAQNPPGVKAAINFAGGAGGDPVRSPGKPCGPERIEASYAAYGQATGLPMLWVYTENDLYWGPDWPKRWVEAYNQAGGHATFVPMGPDGENGHSLFTHSPRKWEPVVAKFLREQGFDMPQ
- a CDS encoding enoyl-CoA hydratase; its protein translation is MSAPIPAFPHSHIERDARGVYTLRIDDAKSLNILASPVTLGLTQAVRWIAAQADARALVLRGSGDKAFVGGANIYEMAELDPDGGRAFITRLRDLCEAVRAVPVPTIARLPGFCLGAGMELAAACDIRLGSRDGVFGMPEVQVGIPSVIHAVLLPALIGPGATHWLLLTGATVDAEQALRWGFLQFLCEAGELDALVERTVAPIAHSGPLAVRSQKALLRYWETSTVEAGLDRSVDAFGAAFTTDEPRQHMAPFLARKRAREAQ